One window of the Trifolium pratense cultivar HEN17-A07 linkage group LG2, ARS_RC_1.1, whole genome shotgun sequence genome contains the following:
- the LOC123903949 gene encoding uncharacterized protein LOC123903949, with translation MAPLLYFGRTKLLLSLLFFLSLSILSFTATSQSQQLNRKQLTSSTRTMLEFEAEQEEQEFQVEKKKSSSTKNQTKLIKPNNNLISSKNQTKTIKSNTNNVISKNQTKSSKDSKPTDTSLKKLNSTNFKTKKLNSTSKSSSNNNKNSTKSTSLDLVKKTSGGGSDNKNKTSKTTATKTEQSKKQSNKKQTQPSNWFFDEEDTDFVSEFKDLPIKFQQTLLPDLEKISTTSKAYITKANKEITKNFKPYVGNKYAPTIATLLSFACVLIPLLLASLLFNKIKAYFSLQKLLIFIQAYLSIYFSILCFSSLITGLEPLRFFYSTSQSTYLILQVIQTLAYFLYLLLLVMYLLLVFSTDCGLGSKLLGLAQTFVGFAVGLHYYMTVFHKVVLRQPPKTNWKIHGIYATCFFLICLLATAERRKKTYLEEGGEEGKKN, from the coding sequence ATGGCTCCACTACTGTACTTTGGTCGCACTAAACTTCtcctctctcttcttttcttccTCTCTCTTTCCATTCTTTCTTTCACTGCCACCTCTCAATCTCAACAACTCAATAGAAAACAGTTAACAAGTTCTACAAGAACAATGTTAGAGTTTGAAGCTGAACAAGAAGAACAAGAGTTTCAAGTTGAAAAAAAGAAATCCAGTAGTACcaaaaaccaaaccaagttGATCAAACCAAACAATAACCTGATTTCCtcaaaaaaccaaaccaaaaccaTCAAATCCAATACCAACAACGTTATCtccaaaaaccaaacaaaatcatcaaaagaTTCAAAACCCACCGACACTTCACTCAAAAAACTCAACTCCACAAACTTCAAAACCAAGAAACTAAATTCAACATCAAAATCCtcctccaacaacaacaaaaactccACAAAATCAACTTCATTAGATCTTGTCAAGAAAACAAGTGGCGGTGGCAGTGACAACAAGAACAAAACATCAAAAACCACCGCCACAAAAACAGAACAGAGCAAAAAACAGAGTAACAAGAAACAAACACAACCTAGTAACTGGTTCTTCGATGAAGAAGACACTGATTTCGTTTCAGAGTTTAAAGATCTACCAATAAAATTCCAACAAACACTTCTCCCAGATTTAGAAAAAATCTCAACAACTTCAAAAGCTTACATCACAAAAGCCAAcaaagaaatcacaaaaaatttcaaacctTACGTTGGAAATAAATACGCACCAACCATAGCAACTTTACTCTCTTTTGCATGTGTTTTAATTCCTTTACTTTTAGCATCACTTCTTTTCAACAAAATTAAagcttatttctctcttcaaaAGCTCTTAATTTTCATTCAAGCTTATTTATCAATCTATTTTTCTATTCTTTGTTTCTCTTCTTTAATCACTGGTCTTGAGCCTTTGAGGTTTTTCTACTCTACTTCGCAGTCCACCTATCTTATCCTGCAGGTTATTCAAACACTTGCttattttctttatcttttattgCTTGTAATGTATCTTCTTTTGGTGTTTTCAACTGATTGTGGTTTGGGCTCGAAGTTATTGGGCCTGGCCCAAACTTTTGTGGGCTTTGCTGTTGGGCTACATTACTATATGACGGTGTTTCATAAAGTCGTGTTGCGGCAACCTCCTAAGACTAATTGGAAAATTCACGGGATTTATGCCAcgtgtttttttcttatttgtttaCTTGCTACTGCTGAGAGAAGGAAAAAGACTTATTTGGAAGAAGGTGGAGAAGAAGGGAAGAAAAATTAG
- the LOC123904973 gene encoding uncharacterized protein LOC123904973, producing MSKPAKFISEGGSSTRPPLFEGNDYYYWKDKMELFLRSQDNYMWSVIENGEYTPLAKDSTTPKPQAEWTTTEADRVLLNTKAQLFIKSALCREEYDRIMQCKNAKEMWDTLKTHHEGTSRVKETRIDIGVRKFELFEMKEDESIDQMYGRFTIIINELNSLGKTYTTHERVRKILRCLPKEWRHIVTAITESKTLSEVKMEDLIGSLKAHEAILQEDKSPKKKMIALDSQSEECLQQNEIFSNKDLIDEDNEEEFALLSRRIQRLMMRRNQMRRTFPNKRNGAKPEVDMSKIQCYGCNQFGHYKSDCPKLRKPPVKKSMMATWDELDELPEEEEQEANVCLMTRSETQEVNPETCSSCQKTEYLFDNLFHDSLKLNEKYDQLQEVVIKISKEKEEYKTENELLKDIIKNMEIAHKRKLEELKENQQTNSNIQEENKILKRNVLKLENDITKFVKSTKTLENILGSQKNSFSKTGLGFETYNNQRIYNKFFVPNKPIYKCSYCHKEGHLEPFCYRKSRQQKYHKRNFSERSQNNLNSSECSQNNLKKQTSKHIYRTSSYQHKKSHYNTNHQGPKKIWVPKSMLKTYAGMSSHSQEEAMVLGQWLLQTYDWR from the coding sequence atGTCAAAACCTGCAAAGTTTATTTCAGAAGGTGGATCATCAACTAGGCCACCACTATTTGAAGGAAATGACTACTACTACTGGAAAGATAAAATGGAGCTATTCCTAAGATCACAAGATAACTACATGTGGTCAGTCATTGAAAATGGAGAATACACACCTTTGGCAAAAGATTCTACCACTCCAAAGCCTCAAGCTGAATGGACAACCACTGAAGCAGACAGGGTACTCTTAAAtactaaagctcaattatttattaaaagtgctttgtgcagggaagaatatgacaggATTATGCAATGCAAAAATGCTAAAGAAATGTGGGATACTCTCAAAACTCATCATGAAGGAACCAGTCGTGTCAAAGAAACAAGAATTGATATTGGTGTAAGAAAGTTTGAGTTATTTGAGATGAAGGAAGATGAATCCATTGATCAGATGTATGGAAGATTCACCATCATCATAAATGAGCTCAACTCTCTTGGAAAAACATACACCACACATGAAAGAGTAAGAAAAATACTAAGATGTCTACCTAAAGAATGGAGACATATAGTAACAGCCATCACAGAGTCAAAAACTCTCTCTGAAGTTAAAATGGAGGACTTGATTGGCtctttaaaagctcatgaagcaATACTTCAAGAGGATAAATCtccaaagaaaaagatgattgcATTAGACTCTCAATCAGAAGAATGCCTTCAACAAAATGAAATCTTCTCTAACAAAGATCTGATTGATGAAGACAATGAGGAAGAATTTGCACTTCTGTCAAGAAGAATTCAAAGACTCATGATGAGAAGGAATCAAATGAGGAGAACATTTCCAAATAAAAGAAATGGTGCAAAACCTGAAGTTGACATGAGCAAAATCCAATGTTATGGATGCAACCAATTTGGACACTACAAGAGTGATTGTCCAAAACTTAGAAAACCTCCTGTCAAGAAATCAATGATGGCAACCTGGGATGAGCTAGATGAACTaccagaagaagaagagcaagaagCAAATGTATGTCTTATGACAAGATCAGAAACACAAGAGGTAAACCCTGAAACTTGCTCTTCATGTCAAAAAACTGAATATTTATTTGATAATCTTTTTCATGATAgcttaaaattaaatgaaaaatatgatcaaCTTCAGGAAGTTgtaatcaaaatttcaaaagaaaaagaggaaTATAAAACTGAGAATGAATTATTAAAAGACATAATTAAAAACATGGAAATTGCtcataaaagaaaattagaagaacttaaagaaaatcaacaaactAATTCTAACAtacaagaagaaaacaaaatactaaaaaGGAATGttttaaaacttgaaaatgATATAACCAAATTTGTAAAGTCTACTAAAACCCTTGAAAACATTTTAGGATCTCAGAAAAATAGTTTTAGTAAAACTGGCCTAGGTTTTGAAACTTACAATAATCAAAGAATTtacaataaattttttgttcCTAATAAACCTATATACAAATGTTCTTACTGTCATAAGGAAGGACATCTTGAACCTTTTTGTTACAGAAAATCTAGACAACAAAAATATCATAAGAGAAATTTTTCAGAACGTTCTCAGAACAATCTTAACTCTTCAGAATGTTCTCAGAACAATCTTAAAAAACAGACTTCTAAACATATATATAGGACCTCTTCTTATCAACATAAGAAAAGTCATTATAACACTAACCATCAAGGACCCAAAAAGATATGGGTACCTAAAAGCATGCTAAAAACATATGCAGGAATGTCTTCTCACAGTCAAGAAGAAGCcatggtacttggacagtggcTGCTCCAGACATATGACTGGAGATAG